TCGTTTCTACGGTTTGAggggaagtggggggggggggggggaataagagGCTGGGAAACACCAAAGACTACAAAATGTCCACCCTGTTTGATTTTGTGATGTTTAATTGATACAACTTTTATTGGAGATTTACACATTTGGAGCAAAAGGAATCACAAGCCAAAATCAAAGCTGCATTTCATTCCGAAAACCTGTCCCCTCTGTTTGTCCCTCTATCCTTTGCTTTGCACAGTTGACTATTTCAAAATGTCTAAAGTACtgaatggcgctgcccatgctaaaacaacTTTTGCCcactagagtcctctatctatctctatgagaAAGCCCTCAATGGCCTGCCCTGTTCTTATTATACCTCAGTAGCGTGTCACAGCAGCCATTAGTGCACATATATAAAGATGAGTTAAAGATTTTCTACCTCCATGGTGGAAACCTAAATATCACTTGAGCTGTGTtcaaatactcatactaaccgcattaaccgtactatttgtgacgtgaattgattatatagtatgcttattggtcatagtatggatatagttagtatgccaaaagttcccggatgtcgtactaaatttgccaaaatatgaagtatacacgcagaggacactatttccgtactttagggcccataatgcaattcttcaggaaatggGCATGGCTTCACATCGTTTTCCGATatgaagaaaatggcggaaaatatgcagccgaagtacGAGAGCGGATATAAATTCATTGTTTTAACTAATTAAGACAAacgttaagaaaatgttgagcaatgtaataaagtaatgatttttcaaataagttactttacacgttatgttggctgacaatttgccagctacgctgtccttacgaaccacattgcatctcattacagcagtatgtaccggtatctTAGCTACCTACCTAACATTAGTTGGCTACTAACTTATACAtaaaacttgccagtatattaactataggctaactaactacctaatgttgattgacttgattattcccatcattcttagcttagctataTGGTACAGTCGTtatgcgttctcaatggacattcgggtgcATTCATGAATTCGCTCTTGCCATCTACTCCGACTTTGCAACTTCAACAACAGGTACGGTATTGCAACTTCGGACTATTTCTGGTCTAGCGTTTGATGACAACGGAATACACTGCTCAGCCTCACATAACTAGAAAAAGATTCTCATGATTAAAATGGTGTCTGactacaaaaaaatctaaatatacacattgcgagatatttCCATAGGAAAACAATGGGGGGAGCTCAGTGTTCCAAGGGCAAAAGGTATTTTGTGGCTAGTGTTTGATGACAGCAGAATACACTGCCCCGCCTTACACAATTAGAAACAAGAGATTCTCATGATTAATATGGtgtccaattaaaaaatatatataaatatacacatcACGAGATATTTGACGAAATAGACAGACATACCTATATTTCCCTATAGGAAACAATGGGACGACCTCAGAGTTCCATGAGtaatattttgttgttgtttacatttgAACTACATTGCCAACAATAGCATAGCAGGCATTGTGACGTAGAACGTTCAGAAGGCGAGTTggtgctcaatagaactaataggagctggcagggtgaaaaatgccctaaaataaggcctgttttttcgTGATTACTTCAAAACTAGGGCAAGCAGCTGGGACATATAGTAAAACTATGAAACTGGGCTCCATGATGGATGTGATGAACTAGTTATTGAAAAAAAGCATTGTTAAAAATGTCATGTGTCCAGCCtattacagtcaccaacgctctggataacatgaacactTGCGAACCAggtctgctagggcgagtaaaatggtcaaagtgttctcatttgtgtctggaagtagctagcaagctagccaacgttagcttgggtgccgttgtaaggtcagaacgctcaaatcaaccctactccttggcCCGAGCGTCTAGTGTGTGCTCCAAGAGCgaaaaacgctctgaatttacaaacggacaatctgacaacgctctgaatttacgagcgcactctggcactccagattgaatttaagaacacacTCGAATTCGTAAAATGTctagtcatttgttatgctagctagcaagaggttgcatcgcaacagcatcaacttccggtagacaggtgAAGAACTACTACGCGCAATTGAAAGGATACTGTTCGTTTACAGTATGCTAAAATTAACcaatagtatatactcattaagtatgtcaTACACCGTATGTTAGTATGGGTTTTCGATCACAGCGTTGGTGTTTGCCCCAGTTTACTCTATTTACAAAACGCCGACAAGGTGCATTGTCCTGGGCTGCAAACCACCAGTTTCCACTCTTTTCCAGAAGACTACATCGTATTCCTAAAATTGGTGGAATTCGCCTCCTTACACAAGAATGGCGTATTGAACGGCACTCGGATATGCGAGGCTCATTTCAGCAAAGAATGTTTTCGACTCCATACACCGAGAAAGAGATTGTTGTGGGATGACGCGGTTCCCACGATTTATCCCAGCGATATCCCGAGCAGAACCGATACTTCTTCACCTTATGTTAGCCAAAAGGACGAGAAGAAGCAACACAGAGCGAACCAAGAAGTTCAGGATAGACCACGCATGGATTATTCTGTTATACAGAACAGCAGGGAGCCGAAACGGTGAGCAGAGAGTTAATGATGGAGGCTACGTCACTTCAACGTACTGAGCGTCACTTCTGATAAACCAAAGAAAGGCTCCCGAGGAAAAACTGTTACATTATAGCAGATTTTTGCTATTTCATCAAATTATTCGGCAAAATGTAAACGAACAGCAATCAGGCATAGTCTATCTAGTCACGGAAATATGGAATGTGCGTTTCATTGGCTTTTTGAGAATTGATAGGTGAGTTAAAATGTACATTTTCGAACGAACTATGTGCTATTGTTTACACAGTAAGCTAGTTTGAGTTTGGCTAAATCTATTTTGGAATGAACTAGCATACTTTCATTCTGTGAACATGGCTGGAATTATGCCTCTACAATGCCGGATGTGAATCTAGATTAAACTAGTGTAAAATGTTGACACCTGCACAACGTTGTTAGTGACAGATTTCCTGATGTACAGACGGGCTACAATGCTAGCTTGTAAATTTGTATGCATTTGGACAACTGTTAAATTACGTTGTCATTACTAATCTATTACTAACAACACTTATGTATTACATACATTCAGTCGTATTCAAATAAACAACAATCAATAATTAAAACGGCAAGTTTTTCACTCCCCTCTGTGTCCAGTGAGCTCCAGTCAATGGAAGCCCTGATGGAGGTTAAGGAGTCAGAGACAGCCACAATGGACGTTAAGGAGTCAATTTCAGCCGCAATGGACGTGAAGGAGTCCATGTCAGCCATGATGGAAGTTAATGAGTCAGAGTCAAAAGAAGCCGTTGTGGACATTAAGGAGTCACAGGGAGCTGTTATGGAACTCAAGAGGCAGTCTTCCTCCTCTGGCGGACAGGGGCGGGACAGAGACCGGGAGTCGGACAGCTATCTCCAGCACCTCCAGTGTCCACACTGTCTGCTCCAGTGTAAGAGCCACTGCAGCTACCTCATCCACATCGCTAAGATCCACCCAAGCCGCCTGGATGACACGCCTGTGGGTCGCCTGGGCAACGCCATCTTCTACCAGCGCACGGCACGGCTGTTCCACTGCAGCGTGTGTTTCCACACGGCCAGGGAGTTCCCTCGCCTCTACGACCACTTGCTCACCTGCCACTGCCTCTCTGGGAAGGgccagggagaggggggagaagagggcggtgaggagggagaaagggatgaGCGTAGGGGGGCGGGGGGAGAAGAACAGGAAGGTATCAGTGTAGACGTGCTGTCAAAAGACAGTAGTCATCCTCTCAGTGAGCCCAAggcagaagaggaggatgaggacaaAGGAGGAGTGAAGCAAGAGGAGGAAGGTAGGAAaagaggactagaggagatggagggaggcgaGGACAACGAAGAGGACTCCCGCTCAGCCGGTAGGCCCATGAAACGAAAGAGAAGCTCTACGGCAGGCAGTGAGGAAGATGATCACgacgaagaggaagaggaggagctacagaccaacaacaacaaaaaaagtgacAAACACAAAAAGCAGGAAGAGGCCTTCCTGACCAAATATATCCAGCGCCAGGGGGGTCGCTACAACTGTCGCCTGTGCGGAAAGCGCTCCAAGATGAAGGGCCATGCCATCTACCACGTGAGCTACAAGCACGACGTGCCCAAACCTTACTGCTGTAAAGAGTGTAGCAAGGCCTTCATACTAGAGTATTCGCTACTCAAACATATCTACCACAACCACAGACAGGGCATGTACCGCTGCCTCTTCTGCCCCTTCAGCTCTGACGTGGTGTGGGGCATAAAACGCCATGGCAACCGCTGCAATGCCCGAagcggggagggggaggagggggagggcagCAATGGAGAAGAGTGATTGGTTAATGGTTGCTAACACATACTGTACCTTGGTAATCAGGAGAAGGGACAATACAGCCAGGCCTACATTATCTAGGTTCTAGAATCTCTTTGCATTGTGCATCTACTAGGCTAGTAACCCTAGGTACAGTAGATTCTCAGTGAAGTATGTATTTACTTCCTCTGTACACACAGTGATGAAGAATGATGTACTTTGTCATTCTGTTGACTTTTCCTGATATACTTCTGTGGAGCAGATGGACTCAAATGTAGAATATGTACTTTGTGAACTCGCAAATAGCCGTAATATGTACATGACAGCTATTGATGACTCATAATGCTACACAATGAAACTATCAACtgacaaaacatgttttttgtgtgttttttacctgcctttgtattatctttattacctgggatgtgtttgtaTCTTGGAAAACAATACAATAAAAATAATACACACATTTTAGGTACAATTTAGCCGACTTCCTCTGCCATAGAAGtctagacacacacccacacctgcAGCACAGGAGGTGTGAAACAGTTTGtttcctgtcctgcaggtgtgtgtgtgattttgggCTGTTCCTTTGTGGTTTCCTGAACTAACAACAGCTTTTTGTTGTGAGTAGGCTACAGCAGTGTCTCACAACCCATTCTTGTAtttcatacactgaacaaaaataaaccccacatgtaaagtgttcgatttcatgtgctgaaataaaaaatctcagaaatgttccatatgcacaaaaagttgatttctctcagattttgtgtacaaatttgtttacatccatccctgttggtgactatttctcctttgccaagattatccatccacctcacaggtgtggcatatcaagaagctgataaaacagcatgattattacacaggtgcaccttgtgctggggagaaTAAAAGGCAAGTtctgtcaaacaacacaatggcacaaatgtctcaagttttgatggagcgtacaattagcatgctgactacaggaatgtccaccagagatttTTTCCAGAGAAAGGAAtggtaatttctctaccataagctgcctccaatgtctttttagagaatttgacagtatgtccaaccgacctcacaaccgcagaccacgtgtaaccaaaccagcccaggaccttcacatccgtcatcttcacctgcgggatgtcTGAAGGGGTGTgtggggggtgctgaggagtatttctgtctgtcaaatgttgaaaaactcattctgattggcttgagcttggctccttagtgggttggcctggctgccaagtgggcgggcctatgccctcccaggaccacccatggctgcgcccttacccagtcatgtgaaatccatagattagggcctaatgaatgtatttcaattgactgaatatcttatatgaactgtaactcagtaaaatctttgaaatagtTGCATGTTgcaaatatatttttgttcagtatatattttgtattaaaCAGTACTAGATTGGTGATATGAGAAGAAAGTAAAGGTACAGTAGGTGGTTTCCTTTCTGTCTCCACCAACTGTTGTGTTCAGCTACAGTATTTTCCTTTGCAGTGACACAGATAGTGCCTTTTCACCACGTGTCAACAGCATGCACCCTGGTACACTACAGGCACATGTTCAGTTCCTTAGTGGTGAGGGATAGCGAACCAACATCATTGTCATTGggcaagacagaacaaataatttCTACCACATTTCCTGTGTGATATTGCTGATTACACACTTGAATGTAGCAGCACTGACAGTGCGCATCACATGTGCATAAAGGTAAGTCACCAACAATACATTTCATTAATCAGTTTAGATTTTACAGATCAATGTTCTTCCATGGAGATGTTAGctgtaaatgttatttttttattcttgGTCAGTTTTATTTCTATAGTTCACTGACATTAGCTAGTTTTCCATCCGATTGGCGAAAGATTTTCATGCGAATTTTCGAAACTGCGCATAAAAAccatatttttgtttatttaaaaaaaacttgtattttatttttcttcATGAAAACCatattgacttgttgcagatataAGGCTGTGCGtcatgacgtagtgcacataaaaatacaatttgcggttaaattcccatgtaccgaataaaaaatacaagttaaatgggtttccatcacatttttaaCTCTACTGGTGGGTTTCTCACACAGTTGTTTGCCTTATATAGTGAGTGTGCCCGCTCTGTTATAGGCACATGCGCTATATCCAACAGCAAGCAGGGCGCAGATAGCGCTGTTGGATATAGAGCATGTATTGCCTACAtggtgagattattatggacaaaaaacatcaacattatttttatttgtcaaacggcagaaAGGATCATGTTCAATGTACTTTTTTAAAATCGGTGCTGGATTATGGTGATATTGTCTATATGCAGGCCTCAGCAAGTACCTTAAAAACTCTTGACACAGTGTATCATGCTGCTTTAAGCTCTATTACAAACGCTAGATCATCTACGTCATCCCGCACTGATTTATATCCGCCAAGAAGTCCCTTTGGTGGAAAACACTCCACTGGTGGGGAAATGCACGTATTTTCTTTATGCGGGGTTGAGAATACTAgtatgaaaatctgttgccaattggatggaaacctatctATTGAAATCAGAGTGGAAAATCTGTGAGGTTTCATCTCAATGACCGCATACATAGCCTGGGAGATTTTTTTAATAACAATTCATGAGCTTCACAATGCTGCTTCACAGCTCCACACCTACTTCAAGCTATctaaatcaaattaaatctacgtttttttgttgttgacatgtAAGTGGTGCAAATTCTTATCAGCAAGCTTCCTCGACAGTAAAAAAAGTGCTAAAAAGTAAaatactacagtaccagtcaaaagtttgtacacatctactcattcaagtttaatttaaattgtattttttttgttgctattttcaacattgtagaataatagtgaagacatcaaaactattaaatagcacatatggaatcatttagtaaccaaaaaaagtgttaaacaaatacaaatgtaTTTGATATTTTAGactgttcaaagtagccaccctttgccttgatgacagctttgcacactcttggcattctagggtagggtgccgtctttcggatgggacgttaaacgggtgtcctgactctctgaggtcattaaagatcccatggcacttatcgtaagagtaggggtgttaaccccggtgtcctggctaaattcccaatctggccctcaaaccatcatggtcacctaataatccccagtttacaattggctcattcatccccctcctctcccctgtaactattccccaggtcgttgctgcaaatgagaacgtgttctcagtcaacttacctggtaaaataacagtaaaaaaaataaataaaaataaaattctcTCTAAACACGCATTTGGCAGATGtttttgcaggtgtagcgaaacaCTGCACCCTGTGCatatgacaacaacaaaaaaacgttgatttaatttgatttagatacttgaactctgaagcatttatttgggctgcaatctgaggtgcagttaactccaataaacttatcctctgggtcttcctttcctgttgcgatcttcatgagagccagtttcatcatagcgcttgatggtttttgcagctgcactttaagaaactttcaaagttcttgaaatgttctgcattggctgaccttcatgtcttaaagtaatgatggactttcgtttctctttgcttatttgagctgttcttgccgtaatatggacttggtctttcaccaaacagggctatcttctgtataccacccctaccacaactgattggctcaaatgcattaagaaggaaagaaattcaacaaattaacatttaacaagacacacctgttaatttaaatgcattccaggtgactacttcatgaagctggttgagagaatgccaagagtgtgcaaagctgtcatcaaggcaaagggtggctattttgaagaatctgaaatatatttagatttgtttcacacttttctggttgctgcatgattccatatctgttatttcatatagttgatatcttcactattattctacaatgtagaaaatagtaaaaataaagaaaaatccttgaatgagtaggtgtgtccaaacctttaactggtactgtagatctggtctctccaaccctgttactgGAGAGCTACCGCCCTGTTGGTTTTCTCTCCCACCAGGTTTCtgtagagctaccgtcctgtaggtttttagtccaaccctgttactggagagctactctcctgtaggtttttactccatccctgttcccggagagctaccgTCTTGTAAGTTTTCAGTCCAAcaatgttcctggagagctaccatcttgtaggttttcagtccaaccctgttcctgaagagctaccgtcttgtaggttttcactccaaccctgttcctggagagctaccgtcttgtaggttttcactccaaccctgt
This genomic stretch from Salvelinus fontinalis isolate EN_2023a chromosome 41, ASM2944872v1, whole genome shotgun sequence harbors:
- the LOC129840216 gene encoding chromosome alignment-maintaining phosphoprotein 1-like → MEALMEVKESETATMDVKESISAAMDVKESMSAMMEVNESESKEAVVDIKESQGAVMELKRQSSSSGGQGRDRDRESDSYLQHLQCPHCLLQCKSHCSYLIHIAKIHPSRLDDTPVGRLGNAIFYQRTARLFHCSVCFHTAREFPRLYDHLLTCHCLSGKGQGEGGEEGGEEGERDERRGAGGEEQEGISVDVLSKDSSHPLSEPKAEEEDEDKGGVKQEEEGRKRGLEEMEGGEDNEEDSRSAGRPMKRKRSSTAGSEEDDHDEEEEEELQTNNNKKSDKHKKQEEAFLTKYIQRQGGRYNCRLCGKRSKMKGHAIYHVSYKHDVPKPYCCKECSKAFILEYSLLKHIYHNHRQGMYRCLFCPFSSDVVWGIKRHGNRCNARSGEGEEGEGSNGEE